The window caagtatatgttagtttcaACACAGTCCAGATCTAAAGTAAATTCTCAAATGTATGTACACCAAGACATGGAGTTCACCTTTCAGTGTATAAATCTCTTAATTAAAAAATGTTTAAAAGTGCTTAAAATGAGCTCAATGTGAAAAGTGTGATGTGTTAGTTTTAGATTATAGTTTTATTCCTTTTTAACTTGCTCCTAACTAAATATAAGTCAATTGTGCTATTGTAGAAAGCAGGGCATATTAAAGCCTAACTTCTGTCTAATCCCCCAAATCTAATATACTCTAACACGACCAGAATGACTAGAAGAACATTATAAATAGTATTAACCAGTCTGAAAAAGGGTCGACTTGATTCTAATAGTCACGCTAATAACAAATTCTGTCAATTAACATTGACATAACACCTTAACATCAAATAAACAAAACCATGCAAACATGAATAAAATATATTAGTTGTACATTTTATTCCTAATGATGACTGAATGATATTTGAAGTGAAAAAAATAACCAAGATGATCTACCTTGAAATATAATATATTCATGTGTTTAACTTGTCGATGTTGACATCTGTAAGCAGCATAAACAGGTATTTTGAACATGGCACTTCACAATTAATCTTTGGTTAATTTGAAAGAAAGTCATTAGATGTTGTAATTCACAATACTAtttaaagaagaagaagaatccaCACTATGAGCCTCATCAGTAAATAAGAATTTTCAGCATGGCATTATACTATCATGGCTCATCAAATTCATTAATGGTGACAGTAATGAGCTTAAAACATTTCAACTGGAGAATTGCAGAAATAACTTGGCTCATCACAGCTACTTGACTTTTGACAAATTCATCATTTGTTATATAATATTTAAGGCCACTCAACAActtgaggaaaggggggggggggtgaatctatctgtatatctatgtaTTTGGTAAAGGAATCCTGAGACAAGTTGTGTACTTCAAGGAATGAGAGAGAAGAGTCTTCTCACTGGTAGCTAAGCTTACCAGATTACTGTTTGTTCTTAGAGATGCGTTTGTAGGCAGGAGCTAGCTTTCGGGTGGAAGCTGCTTCATAGGTCGGAGCCTGTTCGTAGGTGAGAGCTGGTTCGTAAGTGGGAGACGGTTCGTAAATGGAAGATTCTTCGTAAGTTGGAGATTGCTCATATATATATGGTTTGTAAATAGATGGTTCGTAAATAGATGGTTCATAACTGAGAGATGGTTTGTAGGCGAAAGATGGCTCCGTAACAAGAGGTGGTTTGTAGGGCTGGTATATCGTTGCTGGCTTATATAAGGGTTCAGATTTATACGGGGATGCCGGCTTATATTCGGGCGTCGGCTTATATGCAGGCACTGGCTTATACTTAGGAAGGGGCTTATATGTGGGAAAAgccttgtactctggcttgtactcgGGGTACTGGGCCTCACCCTCATAATTCACCACAGCTTCCAGACCATCACCGACATCCAAGTAGGTGACAGTCTGCCTACGACCGTCCGGAAGGTCCACCGTGTAACTGCCCTCAGTCTTGTGGCCATCGCGGGCCTCATTCTGACCAAAGTTGGCGCCGGAGTAGTCGTCGGCGACCTTGTAGTTGAAGATGTATCTCGAGGGAGCCTGCCAGAAGCAAGGGATAGCAATAATGATTAGAAAATCTGAAATTACAATTTATATAACAGCTACTTTCTTTAGTTGCAAAGAAAATAAAAGGCAGGTTGATAGTACAGTTGAAAGTAGAATAACAGGTCGCTTCCAGGTGGACCTctctcatacatatatataataaaatatattataaaaaatattaaaatgttcagtgagaatccacaaggtcttctctgaataatccttattttcttctccgaggctatgggtcccccacaTTTGCACCATTTTTGCATATAATTTAGAGGCAATAGAGTGACTTGAACTCGCGACCTGGTGATTCCCTGACGGACTAATACGTCGCCACTTCAtctattttcagatgtgtgggttcagTGTTTATTAAGGCTGTAACTTATATCTAAGTAAGCACACCTGAAACCCCCACCATGAGCTATCGTTCGACAACAAAATTGATTATCGGAAATATTGTGTAACATATGATTAGGGATATTCACCACTGTTCAAGAAAGGTGTACCACCACTGTTTAAAACAGTTTGCCATACTGAGGTAAGGCCTTGCCACTTACGTCATCATAGTCGTCCTGATAGCGAGGACTTGGATAGGAAGGACGGCGGTATACAGGAGGTCcttcaccatgaaccaccacgacCACGAACATAATAACGACGACCTGGAAAATACGATACGAAATGCACTAAACACTATCGGAAAACGCTTGAAAATGTGTCGCAAGGAGCTTGACGTATTCCATTTAGTTTTCAATATATAACTGTGATACAGCTTGTCTGGTCTCACCCTGAACGTCATGATTGTATTGTGAGGGGTCCAGCCAGCAGCCTcgctgtatatatacaatctggcGCCTTTCTCCAGTACACTCATGGCCATGTATTTTCGgtcttttaattacgttaatagtTGGTAAAATATCGACGGTTATATCGATCCCATCGTAATGCTTATCCGGTCGTCTTAAGCTCTTATGCTGCGTGGGAGTTTAAGAGTTGATCTTTGTGTTCCATATATATGCACTGGTATGCACGCGCGTGCACACGGATAGGCATGCGCAAATGGGTGATCTGTATGTCTGTATGAAAGTACTGCAGCCATATTTCAGAACAACAGCTCATTTTGCAATATATCACAAAGGTGTAGCAACGTTCCCTTCTACAAGTGCTATCTTCTACCAGATTAGTGTCCCAATCTACAATAGTAGTGTTTCTTCTCCCAAATTAGTGTCCCAATCTACCAAATTAGTGTCCCAATCTACCAGAGTAGTGTTTCTTCTACCAGGCTACAAAAGTAATATTCTATTCTACCAGAATATTATTTGAGTATTATAAATAATCGTATTATTTGGCAAAAtaattacattaataataattacaataataacagtaatattaataattattaaaaaaatatgacACAAAGAGAGGAACCAATTGATTTGATCagatattgtatatatttatatatattgcttTATTAAAACCTTACAATAAGTTACTGTTTAACATTTAGAACGTGACGACCAAGTTTAAAGACGGGGGAATGGCTGGTGGTGAAAATGGATGAATTGGTGATAATAAAGATAGGAGGAATAGGTGATGCTTAAGGAAAAGGTGAGAAAAGGGTGATTTTAAAGTGGTTGAGAAGGAGTGATGCTGCCTAAGGAATGAGTGATGCTTAAGGAATGAGTGATGCTTAATGAACAGGTGATGCTTAAAGGAAATGGGAAGAAATAGGTGAAGAGTATTATATGTGAATGGGGCTAGGCCTATTATGAAGCGTTAGAAGAGAGCTTGAAGGCCAGCTTGCAGGCACTTGCCAGTCCCAAGCCAGCTTGGGGCTGGCTTGAACGTAGTTGATGATTGTAAAAGATTGACGGATTGTAACTTGGAGCTGATTTGCAAGTGGCTTGTAAGTAGTTGGAGGCTGATATTTAAACTGGAATTGACGTGTCGGTGGAGGATGGGTTGTAAGTGGTAATTAGCTTGTAGGTGGAGGCTGGGTTAGAAGGTGGTGATCTGACTGCGACCATCTGGAAGGTTGACGGAGTGGCTGCCCTGTCTGGTACGCGTCGCGACACTCAGAGTGCCCCAGGTCGATGCCCGTGTCATCGTTGACATCTTCTTGGGAGACCTTCAACAATAAATGTAATATTTTAATGATTATATTTAGTATAACAATTTACGATTATAACTTATACAAATCTCCTCCTAGTAATTATTTTATTGTGAGATACGGTGGCATGTAGGCCATGATTACGACCTAGAAATCCAACTGACCCAGGTTCGAATCGTCCTGATTAAGAGAGTGATTGCATATCATTCGATTCTAGCTTATAATCAGAGAATAATTACATCCCTACTGGATTGTTGCAAAGAAAATCCAAAAAATGACTCATTTGtaacaaatatattatattaacttGAAAGAATCGACTCGTACTGACCTCAGGGTGCGACTACCGTCGAATTTTATGGGTCGGGGGTTCGACGGGTGGGGAGCTCGACGGGTCGGGGACTCGATGGGTCGGAGGCTCgacaggtgggggtggagggTAGAGGCTCAGGATAAGAGGTCCTTTGCATATCCTGCAAGGGGGATAGGGCTTCCCAGGCGGGTGCACGACGACAACTTTGAAAGGATGTGGCATAGGGATCGGGCGGAGAGTTTCCTCGTTGGTGGATGAGCTTacactggtgtacctgggtggatGGGTGGTGTACTTGGGTGGATGGGTGGTGTACTTGGGTGGATGGGTGGTGTACTTGGGTGGATGGGTGGTGTACTTGGGTGGATGGGTGGTGTACTTGGGTGGATGGGTGTACTTGGGATGGGTGGTGTACTTGGGTGGATGGGTGGTGTACTTGGGTGGAtgggtggtgtacctgggtggatGGGTGGTGTACTTGGGTGGAtgggtggtgtacctgggtggatgggtggtgtacctgggtggatGGGTGGTGTACTTGGGTGGATGGGTGGTGTACTTGGGTGGAtgggtggtg is drawn from Procambarus clarkii isolate CNS0578487 chromosome 90, FALCON_Pclarkii_2.0, whole genome shotgun sequence and contains these coding sequences:
- the LOC123746442 gene encoding cuticle protein 7, whose protein sequence is MFVVVVVHGEGPPVYRRPSYPSPRYQDDYDDAPSRYIFNYKVADDYSGANFGQNEARDGHKTEGSYTVDLPDGRRQTVTYLDVGDGLEAVVNYEGEAQYPEYKPEYKAFPTYKPLPKYKPVPAYKPTPEYKPASPYKSEPLYKPATIYQPYKPPLVTEPSFAYKPSLSYEPSIYEPSIYKPYIYEQSPTYEESSIYEPSPTYEPALTYEQAPTYEAASTRKLAPAYKRISKNKQ